In Fibrobacter sp. UWR2, the following are encoded in one genomic region:
- a CDS encoding beta-L-arabinofuranosidase domain-containing protein, producing MFGFNAKRLAFVTFAAVCGIFSQGFSQDLLYSDMFPLGDVQLLGGPLKDRQDLNAETLLSYDTDKLIAPFYEEAGMKPKATKFSNWAGLDGHVLGHYLSALAMHFADTGDELIKQRLEYVLSELKTIQDYNSRDNNFKGYISGVPNGKQMWLKFKSGNAGAQNGYWVPWYNIHKLYAGLRDAYIYAGYEQAKTMFLALCDWGLTITGGLNDNAMESMLGTEHGGMAEVYADAYALTKQDKYLKEAKRWSHKWLLNAMAASNDNLTNVHANTQVPKVVGFARIAELTGDQTYVKGSEYFWDRVVNKRSIAIGGNSISEHFPSFDNHKKYVEEREGPESCNTYNMLKLTERLFNMDHSAKQADFYERALFNHILSTIHPTHGGYVYFTPARPRHYRVYSKVNAAMWCCVGSGMENPAKYNQFIYTKDGDNLYVNLFAASLLNWKDKGVKIKQETEFPKGESAKFTVTGSGSFDMKIRHPYWVKEDAFKVIVNGDTVVKKSDPSSYVSVGKSWKSGDVIEVLFPMYTHVEELPNVSDYVALLHGPIVLSAKTGTANLNGLVADDGRWSHIASGALESLDQAPMLASKKEDIPSKVEPVKGEPMHFKAPYLFAAKKDANLLLEPFYEVHDARYMMYWMVLTDPSILERLKKEQEEALALDEKTVDKVAPGEQQPEADHKMKIENSTSGTANGEFYRDAGKCSGGDGGLISYEFETNSEDSLSLMVRYWGNEGCTRIFDIDIDGEKLVTETISNRWNKNEFVNVTYPIPDNMVKGKKIVRISFTASSGMVGGIYGVRLLRNKPKPEVKDSVPSAIATPARMPARPDLKARVMGGELQIASGTALSQGFTARIYAMDGRLVKSEALPAGQSSFSIGIGNMKSGMYILKIQRDGFSYASTIFRKGGF from the coding sequence ATGTTTGGCTTTAATGCAAAAAGGCTCGCCTTTGTCACGTTCGCTGCGGTTTGCGGCATTTTCTCGCAGGGATTTTCGCAGGACCTGCTTTACTCGGATATGTTCCCGCTGGGCGACGTGCAGTTGCTGGGCGGCCCCCTGAAGGATCGCCAGGATCTGAATGCGGAAACGCTGCTTTCCTACGATACGGACAAACTAATTGCGCCGTTCTACGAAGAGGCGGGCATGAAGCCGAAGGCGACTAAGTTCTCGAACTGGGCTGGCCTCGATGGGCATGTGCTGGGGCATTACCTGAGCGCGCTTGCCATGCACTTTGCGGATACCGGGGACGAACTTATCAAGCAGCGCCTGGAATACGTGCTGAGCGAACTCAAGACCATCCAGGACTACAATTCCCGCGACAACAATTTCAAGGGGTACATCAGCGGTGTACCTAATGGCAAGCAGATGTGGCTCAAGTTCAAGAGCGGCAATGCGGGCGCGCAGAACGGCTATTGGGTGCCGTGGTACAACATCCACAAGCTTTATGCGGGCTTGCGCGATGCCTATATCTATGCGGGCTACGAGCAGGCGAAAACGATGTTCCTTGCTCTTTGCGACTGGGGCCTCACGATTACGGGCGGGCTCAACGACAACGCCATGGAATCGATGCTCGGTACGGAACACGGCGGCATGGCGGAAGTCTATGCCGACGCCTATGCGCTCACCAAGCAGGACAAGTACCTGAAAGAGGCCAAGCGCTGGAGCCACAAGTGGCTTTTGAACGCGATGGCGGCAAGTAACGACAACCTCACGAACGTGCACGCGAATACGCAGGTCCCGAAGGTGGTGGGTTTTGCCCGCATTGCGGAACTTACCGGCGACCAGACTTACGTGAAGGGTTCCGAGTACTTCTGGGACCGCGTCGTGAACAAGCGCAGTATCGCGATTGGCGGCAACAGCATTTCGGAACATTTCCCGTCTTTCGATAACCACAAGAAGTACGTGGAAGAGCGCGAAGGGCCGGAATCTTGCAACACCTACAACATGCTCAAGCTGACGGAACGCCTGTTCAACATGGATCACAGCGCCAAGCAGGCGGATTTCTACGAACGAGCGCTCTTCAACCATATCCTTTCGACAATTCACCCGACGCACGGCGGCTACGTGTACTTTACGCCCGCAAGGCCGCGCCATTACCGCGTCTATTCGAAGGTGAATGCCGCCATGTGGTGCTGTGTGGGCTCGGGCATGGAAAACCCCGCGAAGTACAACCAGTTTATCTACACGAAGGATGGCGACAATCTTTACGTGAACCTGTTTGCGGCTTCGCTTTTGAACTGGAAGGATAAGGGCGTGAAAATCAAGCAGGAGACGGAATTTCCGAAGGGCGAAAGCGCGAAGTTCACCGTTACGGGTAGCGGCAGTTTCGACATGAAAATTCGCCATCCGTACTGGGTGAAGGAAGATGCGTTCAAGGTTATCGTGAACGGTGATACCGTTGTGAAAAAATCCGACCCGTCTAGCTATGTGTCTGTGGGTAAGTCCTGGAAGTCCGGCGACGTGATTGAGGTGCTGTTCCCGATGTACACGCACGTGGAAGAACTCCCGAATGTTTCTGACTACGTGGCCCTGCTGCATGGCCCAATCGTGCTTTCCGCGAAGACGGGGACGGCGAACCTGAACGGCCTCGTTGCCGATGACGGGCGCTGGAGCCATATCGCGTCGGGAGCGCTTGAATCCCTGGATCAGGCCCCGATGCTTGCGAGCAAGAAGGAAGATATCCCCTCGAAGGTGGAACCCGTGAAGGGCGAGCCGATGCACTTCAAGGCGCCCTACCTGTTTGCGGCCAAGAAGGATGCAAACCTGCTGCTGGAGCCATTCTACGAGGTGCACGATGCCCGCTACATGATGTACTGGATGGTGCTTACCGACCCCTCCATTCTTGAACGCCTGAAGAAGGAGCAGGAAGAGGCTCTTGCGCTCGACGAGAAGACGGTCGACAAGGTGGCGCCCGGTGAGCAGCAGCCCGAAGCGGACCACAAGATGAAAATTGAAAATTCCACCTCGGGCACGGCGAATGGGGAATTCTACCGCGATGCGGGCAAGTGCAGCGGTGGCGACGGTGGCCTTATCAGCTATGAATTCGAGACGAACAGCGAGGATTCCCTGAGCCTGATGGTGCGCTACTGGGGCAACGAGGGCTGCACCCGCATATTCGATATCGATATCGATGGCGAGAAACTCGTGACCGAGACGATTTCGAATCGCTGGAACAAGAACGAGTTCGTGAACGTGACGTACCCGATTCCGGACAACATGGTGAAGGGCAAGAAAATCGTGCGCATCTCGTTTACGGCAAGTTCCGGCATGGTGGGCGGCATCTACGGCGTGCGACTGCTCCGCAACAAGCCGAAGCCCGAAGTAAAGGATTCTGTGCCGTCGGCGATTGCTACACCCGCGAGAATGCCTGCGCGCCCCGACTTGAAGGCCCGCGTGATGGGCGGTGAGTTGCAGATTGCTTCCGGAACGGCGCTCTCGCAGGGCTTTACCGCAAGGATTTACGCGATGGATGGCCGTCTCGTGAAATCCGAGGCTCTCCCAGCAGGGCAGTCCAGTTTCAGCATCGGAATTGGTAACATGAAAAGCGGAATGTATATCCTGAAAATCCAGCGGGATGGTTTCAGCTATGCTTCAACGATTTTCAGGAAGGGTGGCTTTTGA
- a CDS encoding carbohydrate-binding protein: MMFGYGFRRVACSVLAATALSAVSSFAVTSQFRGVNWADKRDNFVSGVLVLSGMSLSDNYQSASVVADRVIGQFQELFGTNSVRIPVNEPTVLTFWDTYTGVIDMGLSKGRIVMGYWGPAQPSGPKNMDDWWKMWARIVEKYGDHPNAYFEIFNEPHMYSKDELRNLYATWLEKFPNVPRDHILLDGSGLAWNVPDIADDPRFEGCLFAVHEYTFWNMSITTEQGWKNSFKGKVGKYADRTVCTEWGGAMSPGEKNGVHYDYMDYNANPTNYFMAYIRGMSAQLREWEMGSFYWPGLRDGDWYSMTKRTGEGANIKLEIVNQSGVDRMKMAWADTVETTPLVREAYNGEPAAIPGVIEAENYDKGGNRFSFYDKDAANKGETYREDAVDVVTLDGATCGGEACKGYAVGYTEAGEWLEYSVKVATSGKYAIRANVATASETSKIQLFVDGEAIGDTVTFEKVDTTWNVYKEVDVGVANLTAGEHILKLAIAGSYVNVDWLKFCEGEACEAPTGIREIMPASLTKASAPRLRKQGGQLFVERNGMRFDLTGHRIK; this comes from the coding sequence ATGATGTTTGGTTATGGTTTCAGGCGTGTAGCCTGTTCTGTTCTTGCTGCAACCGCACTTTCGGCAGTGAGTTCCTTCGCCGTCACGAGCCAGTTCCGCGGCGTAAACTGGGCGGACAAGCGTGACAATTTCGTCTCTGGCGTGCTCGTACTTTCGGGCATGAGCCTTTCGGACAATTACCAGTCGGCATCTGTGGTGGCGGACCGCGTCATCGGGCAGTTCCAGGAACTGTTCGGCACCAACAGCGTGCGCATTCCGGTGAACGAGCCCACGGTTCTTACGTTCTGGGATACCTACACGGGCGTTATCGACATGGGCCTTTCCAAGGGCCGCATCGTGATGGGCTACTGGGGCCCCGCGCAGCCCTCCGGCCCCAAGAACATGGACGACTGGTGGAAAATGTGGGCGAGAATCGTCGAAAAATACGGCGACCACCCGAATGCCTATTTCGAGATTTTCAACGAACCGCACATGTATAGTAAGGACGAGTTGCGCAACTTGTATGCCACATGGCTCGAAAAATTCCCGAATGTGCCGCGCGACCATATTCTGCTCGACGGCTCGGGCCTTGCATGGAACGTGCCCGATATTGCCGACGACCCGCGCTTTGAAGGCTGCCTTTTCGCTGTGCACGAATACACCTTTTGGAACATGAGCATCACCACCGAACAGGGCTGGAAGAACAGCTTCAAGGGCAAGGTGGGCAAGTATGCCGACCGCACCGTGTGTACGGAATGGGGTGGCGCGATGAGCCCCGGCGAAAAGAACGGTGTGCACTACGACTACATGGACTACAATGCGAACCCGACCAACTACTTTATGGCATACATCCGCGGCATGTCTGCCCAGTTGCGCGAATGGGAAATGGGCAGTTTCTACTGGCCGGGCCTGCGCGATGGCGACTGGTACAGCATGACCAAGCGCACGGGCGAAGGTGCCAACATCAAGCTTGAAATCGTGAACCAGTCGGGCGTGGACCGCATGAAGATGGCCTGGGCCGACACGGTCGAGACGACCCCGCTCGTGCGCGAGGCGTATAACGGCGAACCTGCGGCGATTCCGGGCGTAATCGAAGCCGAAAATTATGATAAGGGCGGCAACCGCTTCAGTTTCTATGACAAGGATGCAGCCAACAAGGGCGAAACCTACCGTGAAGATGCGGTGGATGTCGTTACCCTCGATGGCGCAACCTGTGGCGGTGAGGCCTGCAAGGGCTATGCCGTCGGGTATACCGAGGCGGGCGAGTGGCTCGAATACAGCGTGAAGGTCGCTACGAGCGGCAAGTACGCAATTCGCGCGAACGTGGCGACCGCGTCCGAGACCTCGAAAATCCAGCTGTTTGTCGATGGCGAGGCGATTGGCGATACGGTGACTTTCGAGAAGGTCGATACCACATGGAACGTGTACAAGGAAGTTGATGTCGGTGTCGCGAACCTTACTGCGGGCGAACACATCCTGAAACTTGCCATTGCGGGTAGCTACGTGAACGTGGACTGGCTCAAGTTCTGCGAAGGCGAGGCCTGCGAGGCGCCTACGGGAATCCGCGAAATCATGCCCGCCTCCCTTACCAAGGCTTCGGCCCCGCGCCTCCGCAAGCAGGGCGGCCAGCTGTTTGTGGAAAGGAACGGCATGCGCTTCGACCTGACGGGCCACCGCATCAAGTAA
- a CDS encoding carbohydrate-binding protein, with the protein MGTKSLLSFCLVMSGMSLAATQATFYVSPSGNDAADGSKDAPFKTITQAQKAVRAINGTMTGDIEVVLREGTYVLPSTVNFTEADGGKDGHYVRYKAYEGEKPLITGGMPITGWAIHDEAKNIWKAEGVDGRFRQLYVNNRKAVRACFPNVIAANEKGNGGFDHDFVRLTKVDSSGRAFDVSADYIKNIKNIEDVEIHLMIAWSENILRLEKAQVNGGTAKLIPKDPERTKLFHRAYPMLGTAFASNPPKQQVFYLENSYDLIDAPGEWYLDEKNQTLYYKPREGESMATAHVVAPRLNTLFSVLGKDTKNKVGYMSFEGLTFAHSNFTRPSEEGFLDLQAANFNVDVLPDPSRGNWEKLNSNKYLLWRPDAAFRVENAHHFLVQGNVFSQIAATGLDFVSGTNDDMIQGNAFFEIGAAGIMLGKFYQDSTTEIHIAYNPSDKDEISTRDTVKNNLVTNVTNEHQGAVGIGAGYPRYVVIEHNEVSYTYYSGISIGFGWTKAQTAMTNNHVNWNEIHHIARLLCDSGPIYTLSNQGTGSEIQHNYIHDNGTSKWADYWNVPIYLDEGSSGFTVKENVFKNSPSGVGQNQAGQNTIQQDGNYYSENVVNNAGIEKEFRYIRDIKEIPLADFSNTVTQAAFKVVMTIPGILQAEDYDVGGQSVSYSDKDFVNEGNTYREDGVDVVGFGCSDTLNTQDCKGFAIGYTAAGEWLEYSVNVVTASKYLFRANAATGLEGGSFQLFLDGKAVSDTIPVPQGEDWNTYATIDGETAELAKGEHVLRILFTGSYVNLDWIKFALTTEELSPIRQTDMRLGLGERAYDVFGVDGSYICRIEDVRAQGGIKAALKLKGVNPGIYVVRGLESHRSIRINTVR; encoded by the coding sequence ATGGGAACGAAGTCGTTACTATCCTTCTGTTTGGTGATGTCGGGCATGTCTCTTGCCGCGACGCAGGCAACCTTCTACGTGTCCCCTTCGGGCAATGATGCCGCAGACGGATCGAAGGATGCTCCCTTCAAGACGATTACGCAGGCGCAGAAGGCTGTGCGTGCCATAAACGGCACCATGACGGGCGACATCGAAGTGGTTTTACGCGAGGGCACCTACGTGCTTCCGTCAACCGTCAACTTCACGGAAGCCGATGGCGGTAAGGACGGCCACTATGTGCGCTATAAAGCCTACGAAGGCGAAAAGCCCCTGATTACCGGTGGTATGCCCATTACGGGCTGGGCCATTCACGATGAAGCGAAAAACATCTGGAAAGCCGAAGGCGTTGACGGTCGTTTCCGCCAGCTTTACGTGAACAACCGCAAGGCGGTTCGTGCTTGCTTCCCCAATGTGATTGCCGCAAATGAAAAGGGCAATGGCGGTTTCGACCACGATTTCGTGCGCCTCACGAAGGTAGACTCTTCGGGCCGCGCCTTCGATGTCTCCGCCGACTACATCAAGAATATCAAGAACATCGAAGATGTCGAAATCCACCTGATGATTGCCTGGTCCGAAAACATCTTGCGCTTGGAGAAGGCCCAGGTGAACGGCGGTACGGCAAAGCTCATTCCCAAGGACCCTGAACGCACCAAGCTGTTCCACCGTGCTTACCCGATGCTCGGCACCGCTTTCGCGAGCAATCCGCCCAAGCAGCAGGTTTTCTATCTCGAAAACTCCTACGATTTGATTGACGCTCCGGGTGAATGGTACCTGGACGAAAAGAATCAAACGCTTTATTACAAGCCCCGTGAAGGCGAAAGCATGGCGACAGCCCACGTGGTTGCGCCCCGTCTCAATACCTTGTTCAGCGTCTTGGGTAAAGATACCAAGAACAAAGTTGGCTACATGTCTTTCGAGGGCCTGACCTTCGCCCATTCCAACTTTACACGCCCCAGCGAAGAAGGCTTCTTGGATTTGCAGGCGGCAAACTTCAACGTAGACGTGCTTCCGGATCCTAGCCGCGGAAATTGGGAAAAGCTGAACAGCAACAAGTATCTGCTATGGCGCCCCGATGCGGCGTTCCGTGTCGAGAACGCACATCATTTCTTGGTGCAGGGCAATGTGTTCTCGCAGATTGCGGCTACGGGCCTCGACTTTGTCTCCGGCACCAATGACGACATGATCCAGGGCAACGCCTTCTTCGAAATCGGTGCAGCGGGCATTATGCTCGGCAAGTTCTATCAGGATTCTACCACCGAAATCCACATCGCCTACAATCCGAGCGACAAGGACGAAATCAGCACCCGCGATACGGTCAAGAACAATTTGGTCACCAACGTGACGAACGAACATCAGGGTGCCGTGGGTATTGGCGCCGGTTACCCGCGCTATGTGGTGATCGAGCATAACGAAGTCTCTTACACGTACTACTCCGGCATTTCCATCGGATTTGGCTGGACAAAGGCCCAGACGGCCATGACCAACAACCATGTGAACTGGAACGAGATTCACCATATTGCCCGCCTGCTTTGCGACTCCGGCCCGATTTACACCTTGAGTAACCAGGGAACCGGCAGCGAAATCCAGCACAACTATATTCACGACAACGGAACATCCAAGTGGGCCGACTACTGGAACGTGCCCATTTACCTAGACGAAGGTTCCAGCGGCTTTACCGTGAAAGAAAATGTGTTCAAGAATTCCCCTTCGGGCGTGGGCCAGAATCAGGCCGGTCAGAATACGATTCAGCAGGACGGCAACTACTACAGCGAAAATGTCGTGAACAATGCCGGTATCGAGAAGGAATTCCGCTACATCCGCGACATCAAGGAAATTCCGCTGGCAGACTTCAGTAATACCGTCACGCAGGCCGCATTCAAGGTCGTGATGACTATTCCGGGCATCCTCCAGGCCGAAGACTACGATGTGGGCGGCCAGAGCGTTTCGTACAGCGACAAGGACTTCGTGAACGAGGGCAATACCTACCGCGAAGACGGCGTCGATGTGGTGGGCTTCGGCTGCAGCGATACGCTCAATACCCAGGATTGCAAGGGCTTTGCCATCGGTTACACGGCTGCGGGCGAATGGCTGGAATACAGCGTGAACGTGGTGACGGCGAGCAAGTACTTGTTCCGCGCGAACGCGGCGACCGGGCTTGAAGGCGGCAGTTTCCAGTTGTTCCTCGACGGCAAGGCGGTTTCGGATACGATACCTGTGCCGCAGGGCGAAGACTGGAATACTTATGCCACAATCGACGGCGAGACCGCCGAACTTGCGAAGGGCGAGCATGTGCTCAGAATCCTGTTCACCGGTAGCTACGTGAATCTGGACTGGATAAAGTTCGCGCTTACTACCGAGGAACTTTCTCCCATTCGCCAGACGGATATGCGCCTTGGCCTGGGCGAGCGCGCTTACGATGTATTTGGCGTAGATGGCTCCTACATCTGTCGCATCGAGGACGTGCGTGCGCAGGGCGGCATCAAGGCGGCTCTCAAGCTCAAGGGGGTGAATCCCGGCATATACGTGGTTCGCGGACTTGAAAGTCATAGGAGTATCAGGATAAACACTGTGCGCTAG
- a CDS encoding cellulase family glycosylhydrolase, with translation MMDFRTIFPLVLLPSCLFAAVNLNVSLGDSIKPVTHVATGSLYGLTETLPSNIEKDVAPLKPNVFLSPARSGSGRQQGIGGAFLVAPRVESLGAKIQIRLADVLPGWPYKFQNMDHWKNEVKSVIQDKLASNNKNFDGYEIWNEPNDTWKSNIDFNSGLWKQTYDLIRQMDPGAKIIGPSYSFYHASKMEEFVKYCSQNNCMPDVVSWHQWGSGGFVGSVETYRNLEKKYNVSPRPLSINEYSSTEHSEEGCPGVSVPFIAKFERHGVESAMISWWFVPLPGRLGSLLTSNNERGGGWWLYKWYGDMSGYMAKVTPPNDKSDGVDGFAALDKKKGFASIVLGGNTKGEISVNISGIPEAFGNKVNVDVEYVVWENKDKAVPSTTPVSSKEYDVNGGKITVPVNITNTKYGYHINITPIIPQAPYKDVAAAIPGKIEVENYDVGGSGKAYLDKDDDNKGGEYREDAVDIVKAGEGYAIGYTQEGEWLEYTVDVAAAGDYNLSVSYATSSENTGIKLYVDDKVVKDDIVFPQGADWETYTTFEAGKVNLSAGKHVLKLEIVGNYVNIDWLNFADPADTATTRLVDMQPLHLNADERGYDVFGMDGQFVCHIEGVQAQGGIKAALAAKGVNPGVYMVRDIASRRSVKVNTVR, from the coding sequence ATGATGGATTTTCGTACGATTTTTCCGCTTGTTTTGCTGCCGTCGTGCCTTTTTGCGGCGGTAAACCTCAATGTGAGTCTGGGCGATAGCATTAAGCCGGTGACCCACGTGGCCACGGGTTCACTCTATGGCCTTACGGAAACGCTCCCGAGCAATATCGAGAAGGATGTTGCTCCGCTCAAGCCTAATGTTTTCCTTTCGCCGGCGCGCAGCGGCAGCGGTCGCCAGCAGGGTATAGGCGGAGCCTTCCTCGTTGCTCCGCGTGTAGAAAGCCTCGGGGCCAAAATCCAGATTCGCCTTGCCGACGTATTGCCCGGCTGGCCGTACAAGTTCCAGAACATGGACCACTGGAAAAACGAGGTGAAGTCCGTTATCCAAGATAAGCTTGCCTCGAACAACAAGAACTTTGACGGCTACGAAATCTGGAACGAACCGAACGACACTTGGAAATCGAATATCGACTTTAATTCGGGTCTCTGGAAACAGACTTATGATCTGATTCGCCAGATGGACCCCGGTGCAAAAATCATCGGACCTTCTTATTCGTTCTATCACGCTTCGAAAATGGAAGAATTCGTTAAGTACTGTTCGCAAAACAACTGCATGCCCGATGTGGTGAGTTGGCACCAGTGGGGATCGGGCGGTTTCGTGGGCTCTGTCGAGACCTACCGCAATCTCGAAAAAAAGTACAATGTGTCTCCGCGCCCGCTGAGCATTAACGAATATTCTTCGACGGAACACTCCGAAGAGGGTTGCCCCGGAGTGTCCGTCCCGTTTATTGCCAAATTCGAACGCCACGGTGTCGAAAGCGCGATGATTTCTTGGTGGTTCGTACCGCTTCCGGGGCGTCTCGGCAGTCTCCTTACCTCCAATAACGAGCGCGGTGGCGGCTGGTGGCTGTACAAGTGGTATGGCGACATGAGCGGCTACATGGCGAAGGTCACGCCCCCCAACGACAAGAGCGACGGCGTAGACGGCTTTGCCGCCCTCGACAAGAAGAAGGGCTTTGCAAGCATCGTGCTCGGCGGAAACACCAAGGGCGAAATCAGCGTGAACATTTCTGGCATCCCTGAGGCGTTTGGCAACAAGGTGAATGTCGACGTGGAATACGTTGTCTGGGAAAACAAGGACAAGGCCGTGCCCTCGACGACGCCTGTATCCAGCAAGGAATACGATGTGAACGGTGGCAAGATTACGGTGCCGGTGAACATTACGAACACCAAGTATGGCTATCATATCAACATTACGCCGATTATCCCGCAGGCGCCCTACAAGGATGTCGCTGCCGCCATCCCGGGCAAGATTGAGGTAGAAAACTACGATGTCGGTGGTTCGGGCAAGGCTTACCTGGATAAGGACGACGATAATAAGGGCGGTGAGTACCGCGAAGATGCGGTAGATATCGTAAAGGCGGGCGAGGGGTATGCCATCGGGTATACACAGGAAGGCGAATGGCTCGAGTACACCGTGGATGTGGCGGCGGCGGGTGACTACAACCTCTCCGTAAGCTATGCGACATCTTCTGAAAATACTGGCATCAAGCTGTATGTGGACGACAAGGTTGTCAAGGACGATATCGTGTTCCCTCAGGGGGCCGACTGGGAAACCTACACCACGTTCGAAGCGGGCAAAGTGAACCTTTCTGCTGGCAAGCATGTCCTGAAACTTGAAATTGTGGGCAACTATGTGAATATCGACTGGCTTAATTTTGCCGACCCGGCAGACACGGCCACAACGCGTTTGGTGGACATGCAACCACTGCACCTAAATGCGGACGAACGCGGTTACGACGTTTTCGGCATGGATGGTCAGTTTGTCTGTCACATCGAAGGCGTGCAGGCGCAGGGCGGCATCAAGGCGGCTCTCGCAGCCAAGGGCGTAAACCCCGGCGTTTACATGGTTCGTGACATTGCAAGTCGCAGGAGTGTCAAGGTAAACACCGTAAGATAG